The sequence CTGAACCCGGAGACCGAGCTGCTCGGCCCGGGCTGAACCCCATCGTGTTACCGCCGGGCCAAGCTGCGGGACGGTCCGCCAGTGCAGCGCCACCGAGAGCCGTTTGTACTCCACCAGGGCTCCCGCAGGCAGCTCGGTGCGGGCCTCGTCGGCGAGGTCCGCCATGGTCGGCACCCAGGGCAGTGCCGCCGGCTCGGTGACGGTCTCGCCGCCGGAGTGGCTGTGCTCCAGCCCGTAGAGGCCGTAGAGGTCGACACCGGCGAGATCGCCGAGTCGGTCGCGGAGGAAGTCGACCGGGCGCGCGGAGACGATCGCGATCCGGCGCACGACGGGAGCGAGCGCCTCGATGGCGGTGAGCACCCTCGGCGTGGGGTGTACCGACGTCGGGTCGTCCCGGACCGGTGCGAGGGTGCCATCGAAGTCGAAGAAGAGGACGGTTCCGGCGGCCCGGGCAGCGGTTGCCTGCCAGGCGAGGTCGGCGGTGAACGGGGTTTTCGGCGGCTGCTTGCCCAGATTCAACGGCGGCACGCGCGACAGCGTACCCCGCTCGGCGCGGCTCAATCGTGGCCGTGAAGGACCGGCCACCGGGGCCGGGGTGCCGGGTGGATGATGGGCTTTTGTGGCGGCCTTCAGCGTTCGGCGGCTTCCCGTCCCCGACGCCCGATCGGGACGACGGTGCCTTCCCGACCGTGACTGAGCAGGTAGCCCTCGACAAAGCCGGAGTTGCGGTCACCGGTGCTGGATTCGATCTCGTTGAGCCGGGCGACCAGGAACTCGGTGAGCGCGCTGATTCGGTCGTTGAGTCGGTCATTCAGTTCGGCGAGCACAGCCAGGACGACGGCGGTGCCGGTGGCGGTGAGCGTGACGAGGTTGACGAGCAGGGGAAGCTGCCCGCCGTTGACCGCCAGGGTCACTGCGTTCCCGGTCACGCACAGTGTCAGGGACACGGTGCCGACCACGACTGCCATCCACTTCAGGGTCATGGACAGACCCCTCCTTTGCGTCCCGCAGGGCTGGGTTCGGCCTTCCCGTCCCCCCGCCGACGACGAGCCCAAGCAGTACGAGTACGGACGCTAGCGTGCCAATTCGGGCCCGGGAGCGAAACGAATGAGTCTGACCTGCTGTTCTTTCACCATCTGAGGATCATCCAACCCGTTTGCCCCGGTTTGAGGCTGCTATCGGGAGGGTTGGGCGATACGCGAGGTAACGGATAGTTTCTCGAATGTGGAACTTCTCCGCGTCCGATACCTCGGGGTCTACCAGTCGGCGCAGGAGCGCCTGGACATCGGGATCCATCGGGGGCGGGGTCGCCCCGGCTCGATGCGCGGCGTTCTGCCGGTCCCAGCCCAGGGCGGTGAAGGCGGTGGCCCGGTCGAGCCCGAGGCCTTCGCAGAAGGCCACGACGCGTTCCGCCTCCGGGTCGCTGGCCCAGTCGCCCCGGACCCATCGATTGATTGTCTGCCGGGAGACGCCGGTGCGTCGGGAGACCTCAGTGCCGCTCCAGGCTCGGGTGGCCCGGGCCTCGTCGAGCGCGCGACGGACGAAGGTGGCGAAGGCGATCTTCCGTGCGTTGGCCGTCTCGGTCACCTGGTGACCGTACGGCCACGGGGTCCTGGAATGGGCTCCTGGCGCGCGGTTGTCACGCGAATGTGACGACTAGCTCAGCTTTCGACATCCAAGCACGTCCTCATGGTACAGGTCTCACCAGGGAAAAATAGGTGGACACGTGGCTGGGGGGAATCAGACGAAAAGCTGATACTGTCACGTTCACGGGACACTCTACCGTTTGTCCCGTGCAGGAGACGATGACTGCTCGCTCCCATGCGTGAATCTCCGGCACGAGGGGGACCTGGTGACCGAACTCGTCACCCGAGCGCAGGCCTTCGGCCTGATCGCCGCCGGGGTAGCCACCAGTGTGGGTGCGCCCTGGCGCCTCCGTCTGGCCCGGCGTTCCCGTTACCTCTCCCTCGGTGTCGGGGGTCGGGCGGAGTGGCACGCCTGGCGTACCCACCTCGGTTGTCCGGAGCTCACCGTCCGCGTCGATGCGGACAGTGACATTCGCCGCTCGTCGGTGGCCGAGGTTGTCCTGGACGGGTGCCGGATCAGCGTCGAGCTGGTCGAGGAGGTCAGCACAGACGACCTCGACCAGCTACGTGTCGCGGATCCCACCCCGGTTGAGCCGGAGGAACGATGAGTCCACACAGCCCGCGGTTCGGAGTGGCCGGATGAGCCCACTCCTCGCCTTGCTCCTCGTCTGCGTCCTGACCGCCACCAGCTACGCCGCCGGTCGTCTGCATGGTCAGCTCAGTTATCGGATCGGTTACCGGTTTGGCTATCGGCAGGGCTACTTCGACGGTGACCGTGGCGCCTGGAATCGGCGTCGCCGCGACGCCCAGGCGGCGATCGCGTCCGCGCTCGCCGGCCCGTCGCGGGTGGACCCGGCTCGTAGCCGCAACGCGCGACCGACGGCCCGGCCCGGCACCACCTACACCGGCTCGGCGGCGGCTCCGGCCGGTGGCGGACACCCGACCGGCACGCTGGTGCGGCGTACCGGATGAGCGGCCGGCGGAACGGCGGACCTGCCGGTCGCGGTGGCGTCGTGCCCCCGGAGCTCGGTCCGGTTTGGAGCAGGGGCGTCGGGGGCGGCGGCGGATCTCGTGGGTGACCACGAGAATCTGGCGATGACTCTGAGTAGCGAAAAGTGCGGCTTGGGAGTGGTGCAGGTCACAATCGAGGAGGATGGTTTCCCATCCGCCCTACTGTGCGCGATCGTGTCCCGGAGCGCTTGCGCATCCGGCGGATCGCCGGTGATCGCTCGCCCGCGTCCCCGTTGGCGGAGCTGCCGGGAGACTCGCGCGACTGGAGCGCTCGCGGTGTGACCCCACCCCACCCGGGTGTGGTCGACGTCGTGTCCGTACCGTCGAAGGAAGGGACCACCTCGTGAGTCGGCTGTGGAGCCGGTTGGGTGCCCGGACTGCCGCGGTGGCGTTGCTCGCTGCGGGCGTCGTCGGTGGTTTCCAACTGGGCGACGACCGGGATCAGGGCCAGCAGGTGCCGGACGCCGCCGGGGTCGAGCAGGTTGTGCTGCGAACACCGCAGGTGCATGCGGTGAAGGGGCAGGCTACCGAGTACCAAGAGAAGCTGCGCGATGCCGCGGTTGCCGAGGCGGCGGCGGAGCGGAAGCGCCGGCAAGAGGCTGCTGCGGCCTCGCGGAACGCGGCCCGCAAGGCGGCGGCGAAGCTGGCCGAGGCCAAGGCGGAGGCGGCTGCGGCGGAGGCGGCTGCGGCTGCGGCGGAAAAGCCGTACGACGGTCCGATCCCCGCCTCGTGCGAGGAGTTCCGCGACAACCGAAAGATCGGCTGTGCGCTGATGCTCGAGGCCGGCTTCGAGATCGATCAGTTCCCCTGTCTGGACAAGCTCTTCGCCAAGGAGAGCGGCTGGAATCACAAGGCCCGTAACCCATCAAGCGGTGCCTACGGGATCCCACAGGCACTGCCCGGTAGCAAGATGGGTTCGGTCGCCGACGACTGGGAGACGAACCCGGCCACCCAGATCAGGTGGGGCCTCGGTTATATCGACGGTCGGTATGGCACCCCGTGCAAGGCCTGGGCCCACTCGCAGGACGTGGGCTGGTATTGATCTCCAACGTGGGCTGGTACTGATCGTCGGGCGGGGACGGGGTGTGCTTGGTCATACCCCGTCGCCGTCGGTCCGGCTTTAACCCCCGTGCCAGGTGGCGGCTGCCGCCGCTACCTGATAGCTGTTGACGGGTGAGCCTGCTACCGGAAGGCAGTGACCCGCTTCGGTTCGGCACCGAGGCGTTCTACGCCGCGATCGGCCGGGCCTTCGTCGCCATGTGCGCGGTGGTGCCGTTCCTCTTCCTCATCGAGGCCGTTGATCAGGGCCTGGCATTCGGGCTCGACCCGGCTGCCGGCATCATCCCGCTCCGCCTCGATGGCCTGGACGGCGTCTTCTTCTCGCCGTTTCTGCACCACGGCTTTGATCATCTTTACAGCAACAGCATCCCGCTGATCCTGCTCGGCACCTTCGTACTCGCGGCGGGAGCGCGTCGCTTCCTCTGGTCCACGCTGATCATCATTCTGGTCAGCGGGCTGGGTATCTGGTTCACCGGTTCGCCGAACTCCGTGGTGGTCGGCGCGAGCGGCGTCATCTTCGGATACCTGGGCATCCTGCTCACCCGGGGCATCGTCGAGCGGAGCTGGTGGAACTTCGCGGTCGTTCTCCTGGTCGGCCTCCTCTACGGCTGGCAACTCGTCGGCATCCTCCCCACCGACGAGCGGATCTCCTGGCAGGCGCACCTCTTCGGGCTCCTGGGCGGGGTGGTCGCCGCGATCATCTTTCGGCGGCGTCGACCGGGCCTGGATGGCCCGTACTACTCCGACTCGACCCGCGTCTTCGGCTGACCGGAGCGGCGATGACGGACCGCCGGACATCCTTGCCCGGCAGCTCCGGCCCCTCTACCGTCAGGGATCAGCGCTGGTTGAGCCGTGACCGGAAAGCGACGGTACGCCCATGCACGAGGTCGATATCGCGGTAGTCGGGGCCGGGCCCGCCGGCCTCTTCGCGGCGTACTATGCCGGTTTCCGAGGGCTCTCGGTGGCCGTGGTTGACGCGTTGCCCGAGCCTGGTGGCCAGATCACGGCGATGTATCCGGAGAAGCTGATCCACGATGTCGCCGGATTCCCGGCCATCAAGGGCCGGGACCTGGTGGCCAACCTGGTTGCCCAGGCCGCCCCGTTCGCGCCGCGCTACCTGCTCGGCACGCGGGCGGAGAAGCTGTCCTACGCCGACGGTCGGCCGGTGCTTGGCCTGGCCGGGGGCGAGCAGCTCCACTGCGGCGCGGTAGTGATCACCGGCGGGCTGGGCAGCTTCACACCCCGCCCACTGCCGGTCGCGGAGCGCTTCGTCGGCACCGGAATCATCTACTTCGTGCCGCAGCCGGCGGACCTCACCGGCCAGGACGTGCTCATTGTCGGTGGTGGGGACTCCGCCTTTGACTGGGCCTCAACCCTCCAGCCGCTGGCTCGTTCGGTGACCCTCGTGCATCGCCGGGAGAAGTTCCGCGCACACGCCGCCACCGTCGCCCGCGTCCACGCCCTGCCGGTGCGGGTCGTGGTGAACGCGGAGGTGACGAGGCTGCACGGGGGCGGCGCGGTCACCGGTGCCGAGATCACCGTCCGGGGCGGCGCAGCGGAGTTGTTGCCGGTCGACACCGTCGTCGCGGCGCTCGGCTTCACCGCCGACCTCGGCCCCTTGGCGGAGTGGGGCCTGCGCCTGGACCGCCGGCACCTCGTGGTGGACAGCACCATGGCGACGAACCTGCCGCGGGTCTTCGCCGCCGGGGACATAACCGAGTATCAGGGCAAGGTTCGCCTGATCGCCACCGGCTTCGGAGAGGCCGCGACCGCGGTGAACAACGCGGCTGTGGTGCTCGATCCGGCGGCGCACCTCTTCCCCGGGCACTCTTCCGACGAGACCTGATCCTCCGGTGACCGACTCACCTGGGAAGGCCGATGAGGTCCGCCATCAACGCGATCTGGTGGTCGAAGTACTCGTCGCGGTGCGGCAGGGCACTGTTGATCCGGCCGAATAGTTCGAAGCTGATCAGCCCGAAGAGCTGAGTCCAACCCGCCATCCCCCGGGCGAGCAGCGCTGCCGGCGCATCCGGGAAGAGGCTCGCCACGATGGCGGCGAGGTCGTCCTGGACGGGCTTGGGCAGGTCATCGGCGGGGGGTGGGGTGAGCTGTCCGGCAGCGAGCCCGTCGCGGAGGATGCCGAGCAGGGTCTGTGGCGGGCGCTGAGCCGGTTCGACAGTGTCGTCGGGCGCCGCGTAGCCAGGAACCGGGCTGCCGTAGAGCAGCGCGTACTCGGCGGGATTGGCGAGGGCCCAGGCTCGAGCCGCGCGACACCCGGCGAGCCAACGTCCGCGCAGGTCGTCGCGGTCAACGGCGGCGTCCGCCGCCTCGACGGTGTCGCCCAGGGCCACGTACGCCTCGAGGATGAGCGCGGTGAGCAGGTCGTCCCGACTGGGAAAGTAGCGGTAGATCGCCGAGGAGACCATGCCCAGGTCTCGGGCGACCGCCCGCAACGACAGGTTGGCGCCGTCGGTGGCCAGATGACGGCGCGCCACGGTCTTGATCTCCTCGATCATTTCGGCGCGCACCCGGGCACGGAGCGAGTTGGCGACCATCCTTTCACTCTGCCAGATGCGGGACGCCGATCCAAATCAAGAGCAGTGCTCTTGACAGTCTGAGGTTCTCTCCGGCACGCTTTCTGCGTGAGCACTGCTCTCGAAGCGATCTCTTGATTCGAAAGGTGAGCCCTGATGGCAATTCACGTCGTCGTCGGCGCGGGCCCGGTCGGTGCCGCGACCGCCCGCCTCCTCGCCGAGCGGGGGGAACGGGTCCGGGTGGTGAGCCGCCGCGGTGCTGGCCCCGAACATCCGGCCATCGAGCCCATCGCCGCGGACGCGACCGACGCCGCCCACCTGACCCGCCTGACGGCCGGTGCCGCCGCCCTCTACAACTGCGCCAACCCCGCGTATCACCGGTGGGACATTGACTGGCCACCGCTGGCTGCCGCGTTGCTCACCACCGCGGAGCGGACCGGTGCGGTGCTCGCCACGATCGGCAACCTCTATGGGTACGGCCCGGTCGACGGGCCGATGACCGAGTCCACCCCGCTCGCCGCGACCGGCGTCAAGGGGCGGGTACGCAATCAGATGTGGGCCGATGCGCTGGCCGCCCACGAGGCGGGCCGGGCTCGGACGACCGAGGTCCGCGGCTCGGACTACCTCGGGATCGGGGCCAACTCGCTTACCACCCTGGTCCTGTCGAACGTACTGACCGGCCGCCGAGTGGTCTTGCCGGTCGACTTCGACGTCCCGCACACCATCACCTACGTCGGCGACGTAGCCAGAACCGTGGTCGCCGCCGCCACCGACCCGGAGGCCTGGGGGCGGGCCTGGCACGTGCCCAGCCCACCCGCGCTCAGCGTGCGGGAACTGGCCACTCGCGCCGCGGCCCTGGCCGGTGCGCGCACGCCGCGGCTGACTCGGCTGCCCTACCCGGCGCTTTGGCTGGGCGGCCTGGTCAATCCGTTTCTCCGGGAGCTGCGGGAGACGGCATACCAGTTCGTTCGTCCGTACCTGTTGGACTCCTCGGCCGCCCAGCGGGCCCTTGGGATCGAACCGACCGCGCTCGACGAGGCCCTCACCGAGAGCCTCGGTGCGCTGCGCCCGAACCCCGGTGCCAGCTCGGCGACGCTCAGTTCCTAACGCCGGGCGGCGATGAGGACGGCGAGGAGGGTCAGCGCCGCGCCGAGCAGGGCGGTGGCGTCCGGACGCGAAGCCGCGGTCGGCAGGA comes from Salinispora tropica CNB-440 and encodes:
- a CDS encoding TetR/AcrR family transcriptional regulator, coding for MVANSLRARVRAEMIEEIKTVARRHLATDGANLSLRAVARDLGMVSSAIYRYFPSRDDLLTALILEAYVALGDTVEAADAAVDRDDLRGRWLAGCRAARAWALANPAEYALLYGSPVPGYAAPDDTVEPAQRPPQTLLGILRDGLAAGQLTPPPADDLPKPVQDDLAAIVASLFPDAPAALLARGMAGWTQLFGLISFELFGRINSALPHRDEYFDHQIALMADLIGLPR
- a CDS encoding helix-turn-helix domain-containing protein encodes the protein MTETANARKIAFATFVRRALDEARATRAWSGTEVSRRTGVSRQTINRWVRGDWASDPEAERVVAFCEGLGLDRATAFTALGWDRQNAAHRAGATPPPMDPDVQALLRRLVDPEVSDAEKFHIRETIRYLAYRPTLPIAASNRGKRVG
- a CDS encoding lytic transglycosylase domain-containing protein; its protein translation is MSRLWSRLGARTAAVALLAAGVVGGFQLGDDRDQGQQVPDAAGVEQVVLRTPQVHAVKGQATEYQEKLRDAAVAEAAAERKRRQEAAAASRNAARKAAAKLAEAKAEAAAAEAAAAAAEKPYDGPIPASCEEFRDNRKIGCALMLEAGFEIDQFPCLDKLFAKESGWNHKARNPSSGAYGIPQALPGSKMGSVADDWETNPATQIRWGLGYIDGRYGTPCKAWAHSQDVGWY
- the otsB gene encoding trehalose-phosphatase yields the protein MPPLNLGKQPPKTPFTADLAWQATAARAAGTVLFFDFDGTLAPVRDDPTSVHPTPRVLTAIEALAPVVRRIAIVSARPVDFLRDRLGDLAGVDLYGLYGLEHSHSGGETVTEPAALPWVPTMADLADEARTELPAGALVEYKRLSVALHWRTVPQLGPAVTRWGSARAEQLGLRVQTGRMVLELKPPVDRDKGMVIDEVVRDAEAAWYFGDDVSDIKAFTALRARAAAEPHFFGVCVAVANPETGEEVAAAADLTIDSPADLGDFLTDAARRLA
- a CDS encoding rhomboid family intramembrane serine protease; its protein translation is MSLLPEGSDPLRFGTEAFYAAIGRAFVAMCAVVPFLFLIEAVDQGLAFGLDPAAGIIPLRLDGLDGVFFSPFLHHGFDHLYSNSIPLILLGTFVLAAGARRFLWSTLIIILVSGLGIWFTGSPNSVVVGASGVIFGYLGILLTRGIVERSWWNFAVVLLVGLLYGWQLVGILPTDERISWQAHLFGLLGGVVAAIIFRRRRPGLDGPYYSDSTRVFG
- a CDS encoding NAD(P)/FAD-dependent oxidoreductase, coding for MHEVDIAVVGAGPAGLFAAYYAGFRGLSVAVVDALPEPGGQITAMYPEKLIHDVAGFPAIKGRDLVANLVAQAAPFAPRYLLGTRAEKLSYADGRPVLGLAGGEQLHCGAVVITGGLGSFTPRPLPVAERFVGTGIIYFVPQPADLTGQDVLIVGGGDSAFDWASTLQPLARSVTLVHRREKFRAHAATVARVHALPVRVVVNAEVTRLHGGGAVTGAEITVRGGAAELLPVDTVVAALGFTADLGPLAEWGLRLDRRHLVVDSTMATNLPRVFAAGDITEYQGKVRLIATGFGEAATAVNNAAVVLDPAAHLFPGHSSDET
- a CDS encoding NAD-dependent epimerase/dehydratase family protein; translated protein: MAIHVVVGAGPVGAATARLLAERGERVRVVSRRGAGPEHPAIEPIAADATDAAHLTRLTAGAAALYNCANPAYHRWDIDWPPLAAALLTTAERTGAVLATIGNLYGYGPVDGPMTESTPLAATGVKGRVRNQMWADALAAHEAGRARTTEVRGSDYLGIGANSLTTLVLSNVLTGRRVVLPVDFDVPHTITYVGDVARTVVAAATDPEAWGRAWHVPSPPALSVRELATRAAALAGARTPRLTRLPYPALWLGGLVNPFLRELRETAYQFVRPYLLDSSAAQRALGIEPTALDEALTESLGALRPNPGASSATLSS